The following proteins come from a genomic window of Corallococcus sp. NCRR:
- a CDS encoding Ig-like domain-containing protein yields MDPTPNDLPLASGRVTVPLARAWMASCLVLLALLPQIASAAPALRYQVDQRGDFVLFGNTLSQECRSGTPAPLTGTVGACGTNITDQASDVHWTTDGLTAFADTSVAPADSRSQAVLTLPAGAVVTYARLYWGAVRSVASRTGTTQPGTSVTLSRVGTGAFSTAITADSSKSYTNGSNYSYQSTADVTALVQQRGTGTYLLAGADALDFRNVNDTFPYSGWSIVVFYRLASEPLRNLTLFDGLDSVSSGASATATLSGFLVPASGYTAKLGVIAYEGENSFTGDSLTFNGVALSDAQNPVNNFFNGTRSRLGVAQSNEGDLPRFAGTPGTTEGLDMDVVDITARVSAGQTSATVSATSTSDQYLLGAFITSISTQKPDFIQTVKSVAPVSPRPDGSLRGGDVLEYTVQTTNTGDDSGILTVLTDNLPSNVTYVPGSLRVTTGANTGAKTDATGDDQGDYDAANRRLTVRLGTGANATQGGVININESTTIVFRVTINVGASGSIDNQAIVRSTGQQGAPETTFPSSPPVGTGPTSTPVGAPAAPAVTTPTVGSTLATGTPTFSGTAEAGSTVTVREGTTVLCTTTVNASGNWSCTSSVQLPDGAHTVTAQAADTSGNLSPTTSVGFNVDTTAPVAPVISTPTQNAQLNTATPTFTGTAEAGSTVTVREGTTLLCTTTANAVTGTWSCASSVTLGSGPHTVTATARDAVGNTGPASAGRTFVVDVTAPAAPVIVSPANGAPVGTTTPTFSGFAEAGSTVSVVVGGVTVCTATANASGAWSCVSTTTLPQGAQTATVTATDAAGNTGPASTTTFTVDTVAPAAPVVTAPTANQTVATRTPVLSGTAEANSTVTVREGTTILCTTTANASGAWSCTSSTLADGSHTITATARDAAGNTGPASTAVPFTVDATPPAAPIVTAPTSGQTLTTQTPVLSGTAEANSTVTVREGTTVLCTATANASGAWSCTSSTLSEGPHTVTATARDAAGNTGPASTAVPFTVDTVAPAAPVIASPTANQSVGTQTPVLSGTAEANSTVTVREGTTILCTATANASGAWSCTSSTLAQGAHTITATARDAAGNTGPASTAVPFTVDTVAPVAPVVTAPTSGQTVTTQTPVLSGTAEANSTVTVREGTTVLCTTTANASGAWSCTSSALSEGPHSITATARDAAGNTGPASTAVSFSVDSIAPVAPVIASPTPGQVVATQTPVLSGTAEANSTVTVREGTTILCTATANASGAWSCTSSTLAQGSHTISATARDAAGNTGPASTAVPFTVDSIAPVAPAITAPTANQTVATQTPVLSGTSEANSTVTVREGTTVLCTATTNASGAWSCTSSTLTDGTHSISATARDAAGNTSPASTAVPFSVDTTAPATPVVTAPTSGQQVATSTPAITGTAEANSTVTVREGTTVLCTTTADSNGNWSCTSSTLTDGPHTVSVTARDAVGNTSPARTVSFTVDTTVPDAPVIATPANGAVLPAAPATYSGTAEPGSRVTVTVDGTSLGTVTANSSGEWSVSPGPALADGGHTVTAVAQDGAGNTSPVATSTFTVDTAAPDAPVFTAPAPNATVTTARPVITGTADLGSQVTLVIGGISYGPVTVDGTGHWSFTPATDLPQGPVTVTATATDTAGNVSDAAQLTFNVDSEPPDTVITSQPPVASNSTSATFTFQGTDADVASFVCTLDATSVACASPYTATGLDEGSHTFTVAAVDSAGNVDPTPASYTWTVDLTPPDAPIVLQPTSGEVLTSASPVITGTAEPGSTVYLVLDNGAPLGPVLVNSQGQWSYPVQATLADGAHTLSATATDAAGNTSQPVSLTFIIDTDAPDTTIESGPAQPSNSASATFEFSSTGGGISYECSVDSLEFNACDNPFTLDNLSEGEHTLAVRAVDAAGNADPTPAEYTWTVDLSLPEAPAITSPANGALFNTGAVSYAGTAEAGATVRVTVDGVFVGTTVASDTGAWTFTTGPVLDTGAHTVSVIAVDAAGNVSPSASATFTVDLVAPDTSLTASVPAVTSSRDASFEFASDDATATFECRFDTGAFVPCTSPQTRTDLADGTYTVQVRAVDAAGNVDPTPATFTWTVDTTAPDTFIRSGPVADNAPNPATFDLDSNETGVTYACSLDDGPFTSCADPAVFTVTSGPHTLAVRATDAAGNVDESPATWSWTATDDTDNDGLTDAEEAQYGTDPRNADTDGDGLSDGVEVHSGRTDPLDDDSDDDGVLDGNEDANHDGITQDTETDPTLADSDSDGLTDGVELGLTAPQGTGTDPALFVADADPTTTTDPLKVDTDNGGVWDGFEDKNHNGKVDPGETNPLDAADDVDADGDGVDNATELELGLDPFNPDSDGDGLPDGIDGLVDTDGDGKIDALDTDSDNDGLTDGEEDVNHDGITQDTETDRRKADTDGDGLMDGIEVRGQNPTNPLARDTDGDGLSDGEEDTNANGIRDATESDPNNADTDGGGIPDGVEVKGGTNPLDPDDDFQVLGRGCSTGGAGGLLPLALGLLSVPFLGRRRRFGAGRGLAVTVAAGLSLGVASRAQAQASVSQAIDVQQYKPGPGAYDVLGLNSARVAPHLTWNVGASLNYAHQPLNFYDPREDTFVYRIVERQVSLDLMGAVSLFDRLEVGLVLPLTVTGSQPAGPVSEQFADGVGTAGLGDLRVVPKLALWNKGALNLAVVAPFTLPTGGGDHFLGAEGLTFQPRVAGEWTTPSLRLLANVGVNLRKAQDLRNLRVGNELAFGVGAEVPITQALSAQATLAGAVGLSESDKEEFPLELLGAVKYRFAQGFAAHVGAGPGLTRGYGTPAFRVLAGLAYTPGGTPAPVAAARAPTCALGPEDFDGFQDDDGCLDPDDDNDGIPDVNDTCPTEPETVNGYRDDDGCPDTVPEAKPESRPGSEGTPPAAVLALPPAPADTDGDGIPDAEDRCPTAAEDKDGFEDEDGCPDPDNDKDGIPDTEDQCPLEAEVINGVKDEDGCPDKGASKVRLEGSRIVILDKVYFATGKDVILDRSFPLLAQVVSILRTHPELELVRVEGHTDSQGDDAKNLDLSQRRANMVVVWLKKAGIAANRLEPVGYGETKPVDTNDTAKGRENNRRVEFNVLKTAGQAEGVSP; encoded by the coding sequence ATGGACCCGACTCCCAACGACCTCCCCCTCGCTTCCGGCCGGGTCACCGTCCCCCTCGCGCGTGCCTGGATGGCGTCGTGCCTGGTGCTCCTGGCACTGCTTCCCCAGATTGCCTCCGCCGCTCCGGCGCTGCGCTACCAGGTGGATCAACGGGGCGACTTCGTCCTGTTCGGCAACACGCTGTCCCAGGAGTGCCGCTCCGGCACCCCGGCGCCGTTGACCGGGACGGTGGGGGCCTGCGGCACCAACATCACCGACCAGGCGTCCGACGTGCACTGGACCACCGACGGCCTCACGGCGTTCGCGGACACGTCGGTGGCGCCCGCGGACTCGAGGAGTCAGGCGGTGCTGACGCTGCCCGCGGGCGCGGTCGTGACGTACGCGCGGCTGTACTGGGGTGCGGTGCGCTCGGTGGCGAGCCGCACGGGCACCACGCAGCCGGGCACATCCGTGACGCTGTCGCGGGTGGGCACGGGGGCCTTCTCCACGGCCATCACCGCGGACTCCAGCAAGAGCTACACGAACGGCAGCAACTACTCCTACCAGTCCACGGCGGACGTGACGGCGCTGGTGCAGCAGCGCGGCACGGGCACGTACCTGCTCGCCGGCGCGGACGCGCTGGACTTCCGCAACGTCAACGACACCTTCCCCTACTCCGGCTGGTCGATCGTCGTCTTCTACCGGCTGGCCAGCGAGCCCCTGCGCAACCTCACGCTCTTCGACGGGCTGGATTCGGTGAGCAGCGGCGCGAGCGCGACGGCCACCCTGTCCGGCTTCCTGGTGCCGGCCTCCGGCTACACGGCGAAGCTGGGCGTCATCGCCTACGAGGGTGAGAACTCATTCACGGGCGACTCGCTGACCTTCAACGGCGTGGCGCTGTCCGACGCGCAGAACCCGGTGAACAACTTCTTCAACGGCACGCGCAGCCGGCTGGGCGTGGCGCAGAGCAATGAAGGCGACCTGCCGCGCTTCGCCGGCACGCCCGGCACCACCGAGGGCCTGGACATGGACGTCGTGGACATCACCGCGCGCGTCTCCGCGGGCCAGACGTCCGCCACGGTGTCCGCCACCTCCACGTCGGATCAGTACCTGCTGGGCGCGTTCATCACGTCCATCTCCACGCAGAAGCCGGACTTCATCCAGACGGTGAAGAGCGTGGCGCCGGTGTCCCCGCGTCCGGACGGCAGCCTGCGCGGCGGCGACGTGCTGGAGTACACGGTGCAGACGACGAACACGGGGGATGACTCCGGCATCCTCACGGTGCTCACGGACAACCTGCCCTCGAACGTCACCTACGTCCCGGGCTCGCTGCGGGTGACGACCGGCGCCAACACGGGCGCGAAGACGGACGCGACGGGTGACGACCAGGGCGACTACGACGCGGCGAACCGCCGGCTCACGGTGCGCCTGGGCACGGGCGCCAACGCCACGCAGGGCGGCGTCATCAACATCAACGAGAGCACGACCATCGTGTTCCGGGTCACCATCAACGTGGGGGCCTCGGGGAGCATCGACAACCAGGCCATCGTGCGCAGCACCGGGCAGCAGGGTGCGCCGGAGACGACGTTCCCGTCCTCGCCGCCGGTGGGGACCGGGCCCACGTCGACGCCGGTGGGTGCGCCGGCCGCGCCCGCGGTGACGACGCCCACCGTGGGCTCCACGCTGGCGACGGGCACGCCCACCTTCAGCGGTACGGCGGAGGCAGGCAGCACCGTGACCGTTCGCGAGGGCACGACGGTGCTGTGCACGACGACGGTGAACGCGTCCGGCAACTGGAGCTGCACCTCCTCCGTGCAGCTCCCGGATGGCGCGCACACGGTGACCGCGCAGGCGGCGGATACCAGCGGCAACCTCAGCCCCACGACGTCCGTGGGGTTCAACGTGGACACGACGGCGCCGGTGGCCCCGGTCATCTCCACGCCCACCCAGAATGCGCAGCTCAACACGGCGACGCCGACGTTCACCGGCACTGCGGAGGCAGGCAGCACCGTCACGGTGCGCGAGGGCACCACCCTCCTCTGCACCACGACGGCCAACGCCGTGACGGGGACCTGGAGCTGCGCGTCCAGCGTGACGCTGGGGTCCGGCCCGCACACCGTGACGGCGACGGCGCGGGACGCGGTGGGCAACACCGGTCCCGCGTCCGCCGGTCGCACGTTCGTGGTGGACGTGACGGCTCCGGCGGCGCCGGTCATCGTCTCGCCCGCGAATGGCGCGCCGGTGGGCACCACGACGCCCACGTTCAGCGGCTTCGCGGAGGCCGGGAGCACCGTGTCCGTGGTGGTGGGTGGCGTCACGGTCTGCACCGCGACGGCCAATGCCTCCGGCGCCTGGTCGTGCGTGTCGACGACGACGCTGCCCCAGGGTGCCCAGACGGCGACCGTCACCGCCACCGACGCGGCGGGGAACACGGGCCCGGCGAGCACGACCACCTTCACCGTGGACACGGTGGCTCCGGCCGCTCCGGTCGTCACCGCGCCCACGGCGAATCAGACCGTGGCGACCCGGACACCCGTCCTCTCCGGCACCGCCGAGGCGAACAGCACCGTCACCGTGCGCGAGGGCACCACCATCCTCTGCACCACGACGGCCAACGCGTCCGGCGCGTGGTCCTGCACCTCGTCGACGCTCGCGGACGGCTCGCACACCATCACCGCCACCGCGCGGGATGCGGCGGGCAACACCGGCCCGGCGAGCACCGCCGTTCCCTTCACCGTGGATGCCACGCCCCCGGCGGCGCCGATCGTCACGGCCCCGACCTCCGGGCAGACGCTGACCACGCAGACGCCGGTCCTCTCCGGCACCGCCGAGGCGAACAGCACCGTCACGGTTCGTGAGGGCACCACCGTCCTTTGCACCGCGACGGCCAATGCGTCTGGCGCCTGGTCCTGCACGTCCTCCACGCTCTCGGAAGGCCCGCACACCGTCACCGCCACCGCGCGCGATGCCGCTGGCAACACGGGCCCGGCGAGCACCGCCGTTCCGTTCACCGTGGACACGGTCGCTCCCGCGGCTCCGGTCATCGCGTCGCCCACGGCCAACCAGTCGGTGGGCACGCAGACGCCGGTCCTCTCCGGTACGGCGGAGGCCAACAGCACCGTGACCGTGCGCGAGGGCACCACGATCCTCTGCACCGCGACGGCCAATGCCTCCGGCGCCTGGTCGTGCACTTCCTCCACGCTCGCGCAGGGGGCTCACACCATCACCGCCACGGCGCGCGATGCGGCGGGCAACACCGGTCCGGCCAGCACGGCCGTGCCGTTCACCGTGGACACGGTGGCTCCGGTTGCTCCGGTTGTCACGGCGCCCACGTCGGGTCAGACCGTGACGACGCAGACGCCGGTCCTCAGTGGCACGGCGGAAGCGAACAGCACCGTGACCGTGCGCGAAGGCACCACCGTGCTCTGCACCACCACGGCCAACGCCTCCGGCGCGTGGTCGTGCACGTCCTCCGCGCTCTCCGAAGGGCCGCACAGCATCACCGCCACCGCGCGCGATGCCGCTGGCAACACGGGCCCGGCCAGCACGGCCGTCTCCTTCTCCGTGGACTCCATCGCTCCGGTGGCTCCGGTCATCGCTTCGCCCACGCCCGGCCAGGTCGTGGCGACCCAGACGCCGGTCCTCTCGGGTACGGCGGAAGCCAACAGCACCGTGACCGTGCGTGAGGGCACGACCATCCTCTGTACTGCCACGGCCAATGCATCCGGCGCGTGGTCGTGCACCTCGTCGACGCTCGCGCAAGGCTCGCACACGATCTCCGCCACGGCGCGGGATGCGGCGGGCAACACGGGCCCGGCGAGCACCGCCGTTCCCTTCACGGTCGACTCCATCGCTCCCGTCGCGCCGGCCATCACGGCGCCTACGGCCAACCAGACGGTGGCCACGCAGACGCCGGTCCTCTCCGGTACGTCGGAGGCCAACAGCACCGTCACGGTTCGTGAGGGCACGACGGTCCTCTGCACCGCGACGACCAACGCCTCCGGCGCCTGGTCCTGCACGTCCTCCACGCTCACGGACGGCACGCACAGCATCAGCGCCACGGCTCGGGACGCGGCGGGCAACACCAGCCCTGCCAGCACTGCCGTTCCCTTCAGCGTGGACACCACCGCCCCGGCGACTCCAGTCGTCACGGCGCCCACGTCCGGACAGCAGGTCGCCACGTCGACGCCCGCCATCACGGGCACGGCCGAGGCCAACAGCACCGTGACCGTGCGCGAAGGCACCACCGTGCTGTGCACCACGACGGCCGACTCCAATGGCAACTGGTCCTGCACGTCCTCCACGCTCACGGACGGCCCGCACACCGTGTCCGTCACGGCCCGCGACGCGGTGGGCAACACCAGCCCCGCTCGCACCGTGTCCTTCACGGTCGACACCACCGTGCCCGACGCGCCGGTCATCGCCACGCCCGCGAATGGCGCGGTGCTGCCCGCGGCCCCCGCCACGTACAGCGGCACGGCCGAGCCCGGCAGCCGCGTCACGGTGACGGTGGATGGCACTTCGCTGGGCACCGTCACCGCCAACAGCTCCGGTGAATGGAGCGTCTCGCCCGGCCCCGCGCTCGCGGATGGCGGCCACACCGTCACGGCCGTCGCCCAGGACGGCGCGGGCAACACCAGCCCCGTCGCCACCTCCACCTTCACCGTGGACACCGCCGCGCCGGACGCGCCGGTCTTCACCGCGCCGGCCCCGAACGCGACCGTCACCACCGCGCGGCCCGTCATCACCGGCACCGCCGACCTCGGCTCGCAGGTGACGCTCGTCATCGGCGGTATCTCCTACGGTCCGGTGACCGTGGATGGCACGGGCCACTGGAGCTTCACGCCCGCCACCGACCTGCCCCAGGGTCCTGTCACCGTCACCGCCACAGCGACGGACACCGCGGGCAATGTCAGCGACGCGGCCCAGTTGACGTTCAACGTCGACTCGGAGCCGCCCGACACCGTCATCACCTCGCAGCCCCCGGTCGCGAGCAACAGCACGTCCGCCACGTTCACCTTCCAGGGCACGGACGCGGACGTCGCCAGCTTCGTCTGCACCCTGGATGCGACCAGCGTGGCGTGCGCCTCGCCGTACACGGCGACCGGCCTGGACGAGGGCTCGCACACGTTCACCGTCGCCGCCGTCGACTCGGCCGGCAACGTGGACCCCACGCCCGCCAGCTACACCTGGACCGTGGACCTCACGCCTCCCGACGCGCCCATCGTCCTCCAGCCCACGAGCGGCGAGGTGCTCACCTCCGCCTCGCCCGTCATCACCGGCACCGCCGAGCCGGGCAGCACCGTGTACCTGGTGCTCGACAATGGCGCGCCGCTGGGTCCGGTCCTCGTCAACAGCCAGGGTCAGTGGAGCTACCCCGTGCAGGCCACGCTCGCGGACGGCGCGCACACGCTGAGCGCCACCGCCACGGACGCTGCGGGCAACACCAGCCAGCCCGTGTCGCTCACCTTCATCATCGACACCGACGCGCCGGACACCACCATCGAGTCGGGCCCCGCCCAGCCCTCGAACAGCGCCAGCGCCACGTTCGAGTTCAGCTCCACCGGCGGCGGCATCAGCTACGAGTGCAGCGTGGACTCCCTGGAGTTCAACGCCTGCGACAACCCCTTCACCCTCGACAACCTCTCCGAGGGTGAGCACACCCTCGCGGTGCGCGCGGTGGACGCGGCGGGCAACGCCGACCCGACGCCTGCCGAGTACACGTGGACGGTGGACCTGAGCCTCCCCGAGGCTCCGGCCATCACCTCGCCCGCGAACGGCGCGCTCTTCAACACCGGCGCGGTGTCCTACGCCGGCACCGCGGAGGCGGGCGCCACCGTGCGCGTGACGGTGGATGGCGTCTTCGTGGGCACGACCGTGGCCTCCGACACCGGCGCTTGGACCTTCACCACGGGCCCGGTGCTGGACACCGGCGCGCACACCGTCAGCGTCATCGCGGTGGACGCGGCCGGCAACGTCAGTCCGTCCGCGAGCGCCACCTTCACCGTGGACCTCGTGGCGCCGGACACGTCCCTCACCGCGTCCGTCCCGGCTGTCACGTCGAGCCGCGACGCCTCCTTCGAGTTCGCCTCGGACGACGCCACCGCGACCTTCGAGTGCCGCTTCGACACGGGGGCCTTCGTCCCGTGCACCAGCCCCCAGACGCGGACGGACCTCGCGGACGGCACGTACACCGTGCAGGTGCGCGCGGTGGACGCGGCCGGCAACGTGGACCCCACGCCCGCCACCTTCACATGGACCGTGGACACCACCGCGCCGGACACCTTCATCCGCTCGGGCCCGGTCGCGGACAACGCGCCGAACCCGGCCACGTTCGACCTGGACTCCAACGAGACGGGCGTCACCTACGCGTGCAGCCTGGATGACGGTCCGTTCACGTCCTGCGCGGACCCCGCCGTCTTCACCGTGACGTCCGGCCCCCACACCCTCGCCGTGCGCGCCACGGACGCGGCGGGCAACGTGGATGAATCGCCCGCCACGTGGTCCTGGACCGCGACCGATGACACCGACAACGACGGCCTCACCGACGCGGAGGAGGCCCAGTACGGCACCGACCCGCGCAACGCCGACACCGACGGTGACGGGCTCTCCGACGGCGTGGAGGTCCACTCCGGCCGTACCGACCCGCTGGACGACGACTCCGACGACGACGGCGTGCTCGACGGCAACGAAGACGCCAACCACGACGGCATCACCCAGGACACGGAGACCGACCCGACCCTCGCCGACTCCGACTCCGACGGCCTCACCGACGGCGTGGAGCTGGGCCTCACCGCGCCCCAGGGCACCGGCACCGACCCGGCCCTCTTCGTCGCGGACGCGGACCCCACCACCACCACCGACCCGCTCAAGGTCGACACCGACAACGGCGGCGTCTGGGATGGCTTCGAGGACAAGAACCACAACGGCAAGGTGGACCCGGGTGAGACGAATCCGCTCGACGCCGCCGACGACGTGGACGCGGATGGCGACGGCGTGGACAACGCCACCGAGTTGGAGCTGGGCCTCGACCCCTTCAACCCGGACAGCGACGGCGACGGCCTGCCGGACGGCATCGATGGGCTGGTCGACACCGATGGCGACGGGAAGATCGACGCGCTCGACACCGACAGCGACAACGACGGCCTGACGGATGGCGAGGAGGACGTGAACCACGACGGCATCACCCAGGACACGGAGACCGACCGGCGCAAGGCCGACACGGACGGCGATGGCCTGATGGATGGCATCGAGGTGCGCGGGCAGAACCCCACGAATCCGCTGGCCCGCGACACGGATGGCGACGGGCTGTCGGACGGCGAGGAGGACACCAACGCCAACGGCATCCGCGACGCCACCGAGTCCGACCCCAACAACGCGGACACCGACGGCGGCGGCATCCCCGACGGCGTCGAGGTGAAGGGCGGCACCAACCCGCTCGACCCCGACGATGACTTCCAGGTGCTGGGCCGCGGCTGCTCGACGGGCGGCGCCGGGGGCCTGCTCCCGCTGGCGCTGGGGCTGCTGTCCGTGCCGTTCCTCGGCCGTCGCCGCCGGTTCGGTGCGGGCCGGGGGCTGGCGGTGACGGTGGCGGCGGGCCTGTCGCTGGGCGTCGCGTCGCGTGCGCAGGCCCAGGCGTCGGTGTCGCAGGCCATCGACGTGCAGCAGTACAAGCCGGGGCCGGGCGCGTACGACGTGCTCGGGCTCAACAGCGCCCGCGTCGCACCTCACCTGACGTGGAACGTGGGCGCGTCCCTCAACTACGCGCACCAGCCGCTCAACTTCTACGACCCGCGCGAGGACACGTTCGTCTACCGCATCGTGGAGCGGCAGGTGTCGTTGGACCTGATGGGCGCGGTGTCCCTCTTCGACCGGTTGGAGGTGGGCCTGGTGCTGCCGCTGACGGTCACCGGGTCGCAGCCCGCGGGCCCGGTGTCGGAGCAGTTCGCGGACGGCGTGGGCACGGCGGGCCTGGGTGACCTGCGCGTGGTGCCCAAGCTGGCGCTCTGGAACAAGGGCGCGCTGAACCTGGCGGTGGTCGCGCCCTTCACCCTGCCCACCGGCGGTGGGGACCACTTCCTGGGCGCGGAGGGGCTCACCTTCCAGCCGCGCGTGGCCGGTGAGTGGACCACGCCGTCGCTGCGGCTGCTCGCCAACGTGGGCGTGAACCTGCGCAAGGCGCAGGACCTGCGCAACCTGCGCGTGGGCAACGAGCTCGCGTTCGGCGTGGGCGCGGAGGTGCCCATCACCCAGGCGCTGTCCGCACAGGCCACGCTCGCGGGCGCGGTGGGCCTGTCGGAGTCCGACAAGGAGGAGTTCCCCCTGGAGCTGCTGGGCGCGGTGAAGTACCGCTTCGCCCAGGGCTTCGCCGCGCACGTGGGCGCTGGGCCGGGCCTCACGCGCGGCTACGGCACGCCCGCCTTCCGCGTGCTCGCGGGGCTGGCCTACACGCCGGGCGGCACCCCGGCCCCGGTGGCCGCCGCGCGGGCCCCCACCTGCGCGCTGGGCCCCGAGGACTTCGACGGCTTCCAGGACGACGACGGCTGCCTGGATCCGGATGACGACAACGATGGCATCCCCGACGTGAATGACACCTGCCCCACCGAGCCGGAGACGGTGAACGGCTACCGCGACGACGACGGCTGCCCGGACACGGTGCCCGAAGCGAAGCCGGAGTCGCGGCCGGGCTCGGAAGGCACTCCGCCCGCGGCCGTGCTCGCCCTGCCGCCCGCTCCCGCGGACACGGACGGCGACGGCATCCCGGACGCGGAGGACCGCTGCCCCACGGCCGCCGAGGACAAGGACGGCTTCGAGGACGAGGACGGCTGCCCGGATCCGGACAACGACAAGGACGGCATCCCGGACACGGAGGACCAGTGCCCGCTGGAGGCGGAGGTCATCAACGGGGTGAAGGACGAGGACGGGTGCCCGGACAAGGGCGCGTCGAAGGTGCGCCTGGAGGGCTCGCGCATCGTCATCCTGGACAAGGTGTATTTCGCCACCGGCAAGGACGTCATCCTGGACAGGTCGTTCCCGCTGCTGGCGCAGGTGGTCTCCATCCTGCGCACCCACCCGGAGCTGGAGTTGGTGCGCGTGGAGGGCCACACGGACAGCCAGGGCGACGATGCGAAGAACCTGGACCTGTCGCAGCGGCGCGCGAACATGGTGGTCGTCTGGCTGAAGAAGGCGGGCATCGCGGCGAACCGCCTGGAGCCGGTGGGCTATGGTGAGACGAAGCCGGTGGACACCAACGACACGGCGAAGGGCCGGGAGAACAACCGTCGCGTGGAGTTCAACGTCCTGAAGACCGCCGGACAGGCGGAAGGAGTGTCGCCGTGA
- a CDS encoding response regulator, with the protein MPRNLLIVDDETVLCWVLGRFFSRAGYEVDSATDLDEALERVKRGRYDLVISDLRLSGTQSEEGLIIAERLRESSPATRMVLLTAFATPDLGTRAQALGVDLVLSKPQPLPDLAEHVSQLLEAPR; encoded by the coding sequence GTGCCCCGGAACCTGCTGATCGTCGATGATGAAACGGTCCTGTGCTGGGTCCTGGGCCGTTTCTTCTCCCGCGCCGGGTACGAGGTCGACTCGGCCACGGACCTGGACGAGGCCCTGGAGCGCGTGAAGCGCGGCCGGTACGACCTGGTCATCAGCGACCTGCGCCTGAGCGGAACGCAGTCCGAGGAAGGGCTCATCATCGCGGAGCGGCTGCGTGAGTCCTCCCCCGCCACGCGCATGGTGCTGCTGACGGCGTTCGCGACACCGGATTTGGGAACGCGCGCGCAGGCGCTGGGCGTGGACCTGGTGCTGAGCAAGCCCCAGCCGCTGCCGGACCTGGCGGAGCACGTGTCGCAATTGCTGGAAGCTCCGCGCTAA
- a CDS encoding response regulator transcription factor: MHGKILLLDSKPPVRGATARHLTAAGFTVLTARTDAQARGLLDTNLFDAVLIDHPFGRPGMEEGLRFARDLRLQDSHLPILLMTALPLDEVRHSAWASGITKLLPKPQLMPVLILHLSALIPAAANEDQPQPLSMR; this comes from the coding sequence ATGCACGGTAAAATCCTCCTCCTCGATTCGAAGCCCCCGGTTCGTGGGGCAACGGCGCGTCACCTGACGGCCGCGGGCTTCACCGTCCTCACCGCTCGCACGGATGCCCAGGCGCGAGGCCTGCTGGACACGAACCTGTTCGACGCGGTCCTCATCGACCATCCCTTCGGCCGGCCCGGCATGGAGGAAGGTCTGCGGTTCGCTCGCGACCTGCGCCTGCAGGACTCGCACCTCCCCATCCTGCTGATGACGGCGCTGCCCCTGGACGAGGTCCGGCACTCGGCGTGGGCCAGCGGCATCACCAAGCTGCTGCCCAAGCCGCAGCTGATGCCGGTGCTCATCCTCCACCTGTCCGCGCTCATCCCCGCGGCGGCCAACGAGGACCAGCCCCAGCCCCTCTCCATGCGCTGA